The following proteins are co-located in the Hevea brasiliensis isolate MT/VB/25A 57/8 chromosome 11, ASM3005281v1, whole genome shotgun sequence genome:
- the LOC110640325 gene encoding protein PAL OF QUIRKY: MASLHASELDSAATDSVASSPRSDHYGSHDPRVRFMCSFGGKILPRPHDNQLRYVDGETRIVALHRSTSYSSLLTKLSKLSGLANLSVKYQLPNEDLDALISVTTDEDIDNMMEEYDRVLLNLNPRSARLRLFLFSKGEDSRASSISSLLDGSTNREHWFFDALNSGSRLERGRSEASSIVSEVPDYLFGLDNSDDPPQPREPKMKSRLVLQDNVSASDPGSPAPVVSSPFCSTSSAIPSVPSIPDLPPVKTKPENLDPIIQPKQNTIDVCSETIEVMTTQPTRYPSHPVMHYIPDSHYPGHQVQQMPVYYVPGPVPPGNVPVQPFQTRAPYVQQYPVSTGQIPVGYHQAAPGMGPLYGGAAMRPMTTLHPYDGGRAVPDGMNQQVYYGVRNVSPGMVQGYPGMVVPGGEDLQRTVSDTKLGRVSQSS; the protein is encoded by the exons ATGGCATCGCTTCACGCATCGGAGCTCGACTCTGCCGCTACAGATTCCGTCGCATCATCTCCTCGCTCCGATCATTATGGTTCCCACGATCCGCGTGTCCGCTTCATGTGCAGTTTTGGTGGTAAGATTCTTCCTCGGCCTCATGACAATCAGCTTCGTTATGTTGATGGGGAGACTCGCATCGTCGCACTCCACCGCTCTACCAGTTACTCTTCTCTTTTGACTAAGCTGTCCAAACTCTCTG GTCTTGCTAACTTGAGCGTCAAGTATCAGCTGCCCAATGAAGATCTCGATGCTTTGATATCTGTTACAACCGACGAGGATATAGATAATATGATGGAAGAATATGATCGGGTTTTATTGAATTTGAATCCTCGCTCGGCACGGCTCCGGCTGTTTCTCTTCTCTAAAGGGGAGGATTCGAGAGCTAGTAGCATCAGCTCGCTTCTTGATGGCTCCACAAATCGGGAGCACTGGTTCTTCGATGCACTTAATTCTGGGTCCAGGCTCGAGCGCGGACGATCCGAGGCTTCCTCCATTGTATCAGAAGTGCCCGATTATCTATTCGGGTTGGATAATTCGGATGATCCTCCCCAACCTCGCGAGCCTAAAATGAAGAGTCGACTCGTTTTGCAAGACAACGTTTCGGCTTCCGATCCCGGTTCTCCTGCTCCGGTTGTTTCTTCGCCGTTCTGCTCGACTTCGTCAGCCATCCCGTCTGTGCCTTCGATTCCTGATCTTCCACCCGTCAAGACCAAGCCCGAAAACCTGGATCCAATCATACAACCGAAGCAGAATACAATAGATGTTTGTTCTGAGACAATTGAAGTAATGACGACCCAACCAACTCGGTACCCGAGTCATCCCGTCATGCATTATATTCCGGATTCTCATTATCCGGGTCATCAAGTGCAACAAATGCCAGTTTACTACGTACCGGGTCCAGTTCCACCGGGTAATGTTCCGGTGCAGCCCTTTCAAACTCGGGCTCCATACGTTCAGCAATACCCAGTGTCAACGGGTCAAATACCAGTGGGGTATCACCAAGCAGCTCCGGGTATGGGTCCATTATACGGTGGGGCTGCTATGAGGCCTATGACTACATTGCATCCATATGACGGCGGAAGGGCAGTTCCTGATGGGATGAATCAACAGGTTTATTATGGGGTCAGAAATGTAAGTCCAGGCATGGTTCAGGGGTACCCAGGCATGGTGGTGCCTGGTGGGGAAGATTTGCAAAGGACTGTCTCGGACACAAAGTTGGGTCGAGTCTCCCAATCTTCTTGA